One Candidatus Atelocyanobacterium thalassa isolate ALOHA genomic window, CAGCTGAGAATATCAATATCCACTGTATCTTGATACGTAATGAATGACGGTGCCAAAAGCCAAAGATATAAGCACTTTGCAGTACCAAAAATGGTTTAATTAGTTCTGAAGGTTGAATAATAGCAGGACCTATTTTGATCCAACGAGTCGCACCATTAACTGTATGACCTAATCCTGTTTTAGTTAATAAAATTAGACTGAGCAAGAAAAAAATAAAAAAAGGAACAAACTTCATTAAATATTTTAATGGCATCTTAACAATTATATTAAATCCCTGTAACCCTATCCATATCCAAATAGTTTGACGAATTATATAATGAAAACCATTACCAAAATCTTGTTGAGCACTGTGATAAGACGCAGAAAAAAGAGCAATAATACCTAAAAATAACCATAAAAAAGTTAACCAGCGTAAAAATCTAGCTTCTTTCGACCATTCTTTAATACTAGGATCAATGATAGGAATAAAAAAATTGAACATAAATAATTTATTATTATTTGAAATATTGTAGTAAAGCTTTAGTAACTAATTATTTACAAAATAAATATATTAAAAAATTATTTTATATCTTAGGATAGTTGGATTTAAATTAAGGTTTTTGTATCTTTGATTTGTCAAAAATTTTTTTGACAAATCATCTTTCATAAAAAGTTAGTATTATTGATACAGCTAATATACTAATAAACTTGATCACTATTGTAATCGTATAAAGTTTTTCGTGATTTATAATAGCGATTGATTGATTTAATAACTTGTTGAAATTTTTCTGCGGATATATAAGTACCATTTTTAGCTCCAGCCATAGCTGAAATGTTCTCTTCCATTAATGTGCCACCAAAATCATTACAACCCCACTTGAGCGTTTCAACAGCTCGATACAAGCCTAACTTAACCCAACTTGGCTGGTGATTAGGTATCCATTTTCCCAAAAAAATTCTTGATACAGCTGTAAGTAAAAAGATTTTATCAAAATTAAGCTCTTGACTTTGTAAATACTTACTAGGAAAACTAGAGATATTCTTACTAATAAAAGGTAATAAAATAAATTCTGTGATTTTAGCAGGATATTTTTGCTCAATAGATTTTCTTTGTAGATTTCTTAAGTGACTTAAATGTTCTACCTGTTCCTGTATATTTTCAATGTGACCACATAGCATTGTACTACTCGTATATATACCTAACGAATGAGCTAAACTAATAATCTCAATCCATGTATTACTATTAATTTTTTCAGGACAAATTTGATTTCTCACCTGATCATTCAGAATTTCAGCTGCAGTTCCTGGTATAGAATCTAAACCAGCTTTTTTAAGTTCTGTTATTACATATATGTAACTTAATTTATCCTCTTGAGAGATAAATACTATTTCTTGAGGAGAAAATGCATGTATATGGATTTTGGGAAATCTTTGTTTAATCGAGATAATAATTTTTTGATAATATTTCAGAGAACTTTTTTCTATTTTAAGATTTGGATTTAAGCCACCCTGAATACAAACTTCAGTAGCCCCTTTTTTTAAAGCATTGGTTAT contains:
- the cofH gene encoding 7,8-didemethyl-8-hydroxy-5-deazariboflavin synthase subunit CofH: MLYQEKAVVDILRKAGNEIDLSEDEAIVLLSQTNKRMINKIRQTADCLRQKQAGNNVTYVVNQNINFTNICKQKCHFCGFGKDVEDQNSYTLNLENIIQKITNALKKGATEVCIQGGLNPNLKIEKSSLKYYQKIIISIKQRFPKIHIHAFSPQEIVFISQEDKLSYIYVITELKKAGLDSIPGTAAEILNDQVRNQICPEKINSNTWIEIISLAHSLGIYTSSTMLCGHIENIQEQVEHLSHLRNLQRKSIEQKYPAKITEFILLPFISKNISSFPSKYLQSQELNFDKIFLLTAVSRIFLGKWIPNHQPSWVKLGLYRAVETLKWGCNDFGGTLMEENISAMAGAKNGTYISAEKFQQVIKSINRYYKSRKTLYDYNSDQVY